The following coding sequences are from one Dermacentor silvarum isolate Dsil-2018 chromosome 4, BIME_Dsil_1.4, whole genome shotgun sequence window:
- the LOC119450714 gene encoding gamma-interferon-inducible lysosomal thiol reductase, whose product MKVTGMLNGRCIYSCILFIAALSRSPTTAEPVNLTLYYEGLCPDCHEFILGQLWPTFGKLEEYLELDLLPFGNADMKVANGTVTFQCQHGPDECLINEVQTCAVKYVHPTRKLLDFITCMLRQPDPTQAGEPCARKVGTDWAVLNRCSQGPEGTQLLYEMGKRTQGHQPPIEYVPYVEINGYHNETMQEMAQEDLFHFVCKLLEPAPPKVCMNAATGGRCFKSAAFHFSYQRA is encoded by the coding sequence ATGAAAGTGACAGGGATGCTGAATGGCCGATGTATTTATTCATGTATACTTTTTATTGCCGCACTGTCAAGGTCGCCAACTACTGCTGAACCGGTGAACCTGACTCTTTATTATGAAGGGTTGTGTCCCGACTGCCACGAATTCATCCTTGGCCAGCTGTGGCCAACGTTCGGAAAGCTAGAAGAATACCTGGAGTTGGATCTCCTACCATTCGGCAATGCTGACATGAAAGTCGCCAACGGAACGGTCACCTTCCAGTGCCAGCACGGTCCCGACGAGTGTCTCATCAACGAAGTGCAAACGTGCGCTGTTAAGTACGTGCACCCGACCAGGAAACTGCTGGATTTCATCACATGCATGCTCCGCCAGCCCGATCCGACCCAAGCTGGTGAGCCGTGTGCTCGGAAGGTGGGGACGGACTGGGCTGTCCTGAACAGATGCAGCCAGGGACCTGAGGGCACTCAGCTCTTGTACGAGATGGGCAAGAGGACGCAGGGTCACCAGCCTCCAATCGAATATGTGCCTTACGTAGAGATTAATGGCTATCACAACGAAACCATGCAAGAAATGGCGCAGGAAGACCTGTTTCACTTCGTCTGCAAGCTCTTGGAACCGGCGCCACCTAAAGTCTGCATGAATGCGGCGACCGGAGGTCGGTGTTTTAAAAGTGCCGCTTTTCACTTTTCTTACCAGAGAGCATGA